From Ignisphaera aggregans DSM 17230, the proteins below share one genomic window:
- a CDS encoding Homoserine dehydrogenase (COGs: COG0460 Homoserine dehydrogenase~InterPro IPR001342:IPR005106:IPR019811~KEGG: mst:Msp_0487 homoserine dehydrogenase~PFAM: homoserine dehydrogenase; homoserine dehydrogenase NAD-binding~PRIAM: Homoserine dehydrogenase~SPTR: Q2NH16 Putative homoserine dehydrogenase~PFAM: Homoserine dehydrogenase, NAD binding domain; Homoserine dehydrogenase), with translation MVIESNRKVNVAIIGFGSVGRALARVLALKRRDIYNRYGINISIVAIVDSKGMAIKPEGFDEYELLKLSELPRSSVNMFKPYAVDGVDLEKLYNTVTPDIHVELTPSDYSTGKPGVDNVFFAISRGAHLVLANKAPLVLKFRELIDKAKSRGLEVRFRATVLGGTPFIDTLMSMKSYEIDRIEGIINATTNFILTEMHDKLIEFSEALKIAQALGIAEANPSLDIDGIDAAAKLVIISNIVGTPIKLEDVYRESLSRITLRDIVDAIKQGFVIKYIATLNIRERSASVRIARVPRNDIFAQINGTLNGLRIKTNVAELIFIGKGGGGIETAHSVLDDIISIAQKVVGSR, from the coding sequence GTGGTAATAGAGAGTAATAGAAAGGTTAATGTAGCTATAATAGGTTTTGGATCTGTGGGCAGAGCATTAGCTAGAGTATTAGCTTTAAAGAGGAGGGATATCTATAACAGATATGGAATTAATATATCTATTGTAGCTATTGTAGATTCTAAGGGTATGGCAATAAAGCCTGAGGGATTTGATGAATATGAACTTCTAAAACTAAGTGAACTTCCAAGATCTTCTGTAAACATGTTTAAGCCATATGCAGTTGATGGTGTTGATCTTGAGAAGCTCTATAACACTGTTACACCTGATATACATGTAGAGCTAACGCCATCGGATTACTCTACAGGTAAGCCAGGAGTTGATAATGTATTCTTTGCAATTAGCAGAGGAGCACATTTAGTCCTAGCTAATAAAGCTCCACTAGTTTTAAAGTTCCGTGAGCTGATTGATAAGGCTAAGAGCAGGGGTCTGGAGGTTAGATTTAGAGCTACAGTTCTTGGTGGAACTCCATTTATAGATACCTTAATGAGTATGAAGAGCTATGAAATAGATAGGATAGAGGGTATTATTAATGCTACAACAAATTTCATATTGACGGAAATGCATGATAAATTGATAGAGTTTAGCGAAGCTCTAAAAATTGCTCAGGCACTAGGAATAGCAGAGGCAAATCCATCACTAGATATAGATGGTATTGATGCAGCAGCAAAACTTGTCATTATATCGAATATTGTTGGTACACCGATAAAGCTTGAAGATGTTTATAGGGAGAGTCTTTCTAGAATTACTCTAAGAGATATTGTTGATGCTATTAAACAGGGATTTGTTATAAAGTATATAGCGACATTGAATATTAGAGAGAGGTCAGCTTCTGTTAGAATAGCTAGAGTACCGAGAAACGATATTTTTGCTCAAATCAATGGAACATTAAATGGTCTAAGAATTAAGACTAATGTTGCAGAGCTGATATTTATAGGTAAAGGTGGTGGAGGAATAGAGACAGCACATTCAGTTTTAGATGATATAATATCAATTGCTCAAAAAGTTGTAGGTAGTAGATAG